Proteins from one Ictidomys tridecemlineatus isolate mIctTri1 chromosome 14, mIctTri1.hap1, whole genome shotgun sequence genomic window:
- the Chrna6 gene encoding neuronal acetylcholine receptor subunit alpha-6 isoform X2 yields the protein METNLWLRHIWNDYKLRWDPMEYDGIETIRVPSDKIWKPDIVLYNNAVGDFQIEGKTKALLKYDGMITWTPPAIFKSSCPMDITFFPFDHQNCSLKFGSWTYDKAEIDLLIVGSKVDMNDFWENSEWEIVDASGYKHDIKYNCCEEIYTDITYSFYIRRLPMFYTINLIIPCLFISFLTVLVFYLPSDCGEKVTLCISVLLSLTVFLLVITETIPSTSLVIPLVGEYLLFTMIFVTLSIVVTVFVLNIHYRTPTTHTMPKWVKTVFLQLFPQILMMRRPLDKMKEKSSKQNPEGLSGKPVKVRFANHREPKLLKECCHCHKSSGAATSKRRLSHQPSQWATENLEHSPEVEDVIDSVQFIAENMKSHNETKEVEDDWKYVAMVVDRIFLWIFIIVCVFGTAGLFLQPLFVNTGKS from the exons ATGGAAACCAATTTGTGGCTACGTCAC atCTGGAATGATTATAAATTGCGCTGGGATCCAATGGAATATGATGGCATTGAGACTATTCGTGTTCCATCGGATAAGATTTGGAAGCCTGAcattgttctctataacaa TGCTGTTGGTGATTTCCAAATCGAAGGCAAGACAAAAGCCCTTCTTAAATACGACGGCATGATCACCTGGACCCCACCGGCTATTTTTAAGAGTTCCTGTCCTATGGATATCACCTTCTTCCCTTTTGATCATCAAAATTGTTCCCTGAAGTTTGGTTCCTGGACATACGATAAAGCTGAAATTGATCTTCTAATCGTTGGCTCTAAAGTAGACATGAATGACTTTTGGGAAAACAGTGAATGGGAAATTGTTGATGCCTCTGGCTACAAGCATGACATAAAATACAACTGTTGCGAAGAGATATACACAGACATAACCTATTCCTTCTACATTCGGAGATTGCCAATGTTTTACACCATTAATCTGATCATCCCCTgtctctttatttcatttctgacCGTGTTGGTCTTTTACCTTCCttcagactgtggtgaaaaagtgACACTTTGCATCTCAGTTCTGCTTTCCCTGACTGTGTTTTTGCTGGTCATTACAGAAACCATCCCATCCACCTCTCTTGTGATCCCTCTGGTGGGTGAGTATCTGCTGTTCACCATGATCTTTGTCACACTATCCATTGTGGTGACCGTCTTTGTGTTAAACATACACTATCGCACCCCTACAACACACACCATGCCCAAATGGGTGAAGACAGTTTTCCTCCAGCTGTTTCCACAGATCTTAATGATGAGGCGGCCTCTGGACAAGATGAAGGAAAAAAGTTCCAAGCAAAATCCCGAAGGTCTTTCAGGTAAGCCTGTCAAGGTCAGGTTTGCTAATCACAGAGAACCTAAACTTCTGAAGGAATGCTGCCACTGTCATAAGTCAAGTGGGGCAGCCACCAGCAAGAGAAGATTAAGCCATCAGCCTTCACAATGGGCAACAGAGAATTTGGAGCACTCTCCTGAAGTTGAAGATGTGATTGATAGTGTGCAATTCATAGCAGAAAATATGAAGAGCCACAATGAAACAAAGGAG GTAGAAGA
- the Chrna6 gene encoding neuronal acetylcholine receptor subunit alpha-6 isoform X1, giving the protein MLTSKGQGFLHLGLCLWLCIFIPSFKGCAGCASEERLFHKLFSRYNRFIRPVENVSDPVTVYFEVAITQLANVDEVNQIMETNLWLRHIWNDYKLRWDPMEYDGIETIRVPSDKIWKPDIVLYNNAVGDFQIEGKTKALLKYDGMITWTPPAIFKSSCPMDITFFPFDHQNCSLKFGSWTYDKAEIDLLIVGSKVDMNDFWENSEWEIVDASGYKHDIKYNCCEEIYTDITYSFYIRRLPMFYTINLIIPCLFISFLTVLVFYLPSDCGEKVTLCISVLLSLTVFLLVITETIPSTSLVIPLVGEYLLFTMIFVTLSIVVTVFVLNIHYRTPTTHTMPKWVKTVFLQLFPQILMMRRPLDKMKEKSSKQNPEGLSGKPVKVRFANHREPKLLKECCHCHKSSGAATSKRRLSHQPSQWATENLEHSPEVEDVIDSVQFIAENMKSHNETKEVEDDWKYVAMVVDRIFLWIFIIVCVFGTAGLFLQPLFVNTGKS; this is encoded by the exons ATGCTGACCAGCAAGGGTCAGGGATTCCTTCACTTGGGTTTGTGTCTCTGGTTGTGTATATTCATACCTTCCTTCAAAG GCTGTGCAGGATGTGCATCTGAGGAGAGACTCTTCCACAAACTGTTTTCTCGTTATAACCGGTTCATCCGGCCCGTGGAAAACGTTTCCGATCCTGTCACCGTGTATTTTGAAGTGGCCATCACACAGCTGGCCAACGTG GATGAAGTAAACCAGATCATGGAAACCAATTTGTGGCTACGTCAC atCTGGAATGATTATAAATTGCGCTGGGATCCAATGGAATATGATGGCATTGAGACTATTCGTGTTCCATCGGATAAGATTTGGAAGCCTGAcattgttctctataacaa TGCTGTTGGTGATTTCCAAATCGAAGGCAAGACAAAAGCCCTTCTTAAATACGACGGCATGATCACCTGGACCCCACCGGCTATTTTTAAGAGTTCCTGTCCTATGGATATCACCTTCTTCCCTTTTGATCATCAAAATTGTTCCCTGAAGTTTGGTTCCTGGACATACGATAAAGCTGAAATTGATCTTCTAATCGTTGGCTCTAAAGTAGACATGAATGACTTTTGGGAAAACAGTGAATGGGAAATTGTTGATGCCTCTGGCTACAAGCATGACATAAAATACAACTGTTGCGAAGAGATATACACAGACATAACCTATTCCTTCTACATTCGGAGATTGCCAATGTTTTACACCATTAATCTGATCATCCCCTgtctctttatttcatttctgacCGTGTTGGTCTTTTACCTTCCttcagactgtggtgaaaaagtgACACTTTGCATCTCAGTTCTGCTTTCCCTGACTGTGTTTTTGCTGGTCATTACAGAAACCATCCCATCCACCTCTCTTGTGATCCCTCTGGTGGGTGAGTATCTGCTGTTCACCATGATCTTTGTCACACTATCCATTGTGGTGACCGTCTTTGTGTTAAACATACACTATCGCACCCCTACAACACACACCATGCCCAAATGGGTGAAGACAGTTTTCCTCCAGCTGTTTCCACAGATCTTAATGATGAGGCGGCCTCTGGACAAGATGAAGGAAAAAAGTTCCAAGCAAAATCCCGAAGGTCTTTCAGGTAAGCCTGTCAAGGTCAGGTTTGCTAATCACAGAGAACCTAAACTTCTGAAGGAATGCTGCCACTGTCATAAGTCAAGTGGGGCAGCCACCAGCAAGAGAAGATTAAGCCATCAGCCTTCACAATGGGCAACAGAGAATTTGGAGCACTCTCCTGAAGTTGAAGATGTGATTGATAGTGTGCAATTCATAGCAGAAAATATGAAGAGCCACAATGAAACAAAGGAG GTAGAAGA